The Platichthys flesus chromosome 5, fPlaFle2.1, whole genome shotgun sequence genome contains the following window.
AgcattgaaaataaaatcaccCCACCTATTCTCAGAGTCAGAGGTGTGCAGATGTCCTGCACTAGCAGAGATTAGGTGCCTGAAGTCCAAAATAAACTACACAAATACATTACTAAACATGTGTAAAGCAGTTATTTGAAATCGTATCCCTCCTGCGTGTGCCATCTTTCCTCAAAGCAGACATTCAGAACCTCCAAAACCTTTAAGCTCAGGTGAAGCAGTGAGCTATCAAATCCAAACAGTCCCTGTTCACTGCCTCAGCCGAGCAGCCTGTCAAAATAAGAGCTTAAGAGCAACAGACGTCTGAGGTTTTCATCTGTCTCTTTATAGTGCTGTATACAAAAcaatgaggaggtgaagggacAAAATCAATTCTCAGTGAAGTCTGTGGTTCACACCTCTGACTTGGGCACACAGTCTAACACTGTCTTTCCCAAAGTGGAGATCCGGCCCCTTAAACAACACCTATTGTCAGTCGAGCAGAGTTTTGTCTACAGTCAGGTGGGAACAACCCAACAGATGGTGTGGAATCTCATTGTGTGAAATGAGACGTCTTTGTAGTCTAAATATTCACAACTATGAGAGACATCAGTGGCTTGTAATAAAGTGGATTCAGATTTTCCGAGATTTTTGATTTAAACCTCCTCTAATTCAATTTATTATCCACAGAATCTTCTTTTACTTGACTTTACCGCTTCACTTTGGAGGACAAGTGATTACAGCATttttgtggaaaaaaaggaaTTCAGCTACAAAATTGTGAATAATGCAGAATCCTTTCAAGTCAGTCCGTAGTTATTTGAATCCGAGTTCCGTGACTTGTCTTTTCTTAACCTCTTTTGTGTCTTATGCCCTTTTTCTtagtttttctcctcttttcgtctttctctctccgcGTTTGTGTTGGAACTCCAGAGGCCTGTTTCTGCCCTGTTTTGGGGGTTTTCAGTCTTAGCTGTTATGAGAAGCCACAAGACCCTCTCTTAAGTGCTCCAGACTGGTGCTCGGCAGACATTAGGTACAAGAGTGGTACGCTCAGTGTCtcacacaatataaacacaataaccCGACAAACCATTTCAAGTTTAAACTTTGGCCTGTtgccttctttttcttctaataAAAACAGGTTGTCCATAAGAGCCGTCTGAATATACGAATATACGAAGTATATATAAGAGTCTTGTGTGTTGATCTCCCCCTTACCTCTGTGTCAGTTGTTGTACTTGATGTCAGTGAGGATCTCTTGACCTTGCCTTGCGTAATCACATGAGTGGGTGAGTCTGCAGCAGGAGGGAAATGAAATGAGTGTGTCTGGTTGGGGGACATGGGTGAACACTCTCTGGGGATgggagaaagggaaagagggGTTGTGGGCGTGAGCAGCGGGGAGAGGGTTCCCATCTCGACGGCCAGGTCCTCGGTGCAGGCCAGGCCTTCGCTGAGGAGGTAGTCGTCCGTGTCCCTGtccaccaccagcagcctggTGCGGTGGTCCACCTCCCGGATACGATTCACCACCTgcggtgagggagagagagtggccGAGAGGAGGAttgagaaatattaaaatgctATGTATTTGTGGTGTATTAACATGTTGTTCACCCTGAGCTGGCCTGTGCATACCATATGTCTGAGGTGACAAAGACACCCAGTGATTCCCATTACACAAGGAGCACATTGACCCATTTTAAtagctcccctcctcctcctcaggcacAGGAAAAAGTGGTCTAACAAGTACACAACTCATTGTTTGCAGCTCAGAGAGTTCATGTGGCTCTCCTGGCTCATATCCAACACAACTTTGCACCTGTGGTGATTTTTTTCCAATCTCTATATATTATCACTCACTTGATGGTGATTTTCTTTCTCCACATTCTCCCCGTTCACCTCCACCACCCGGTCCCCTGGTCTCAGACCGGCCAGGTCAGCCGAGGAGCCGGGCTCCACTCTGCGTATGAACTGTCCGCCTCTATTCCGCTCACCGTGCAGGTGAAAACCGTATCCGCcctctcctttgtggaggaaacAGAGCCTGGGTCTCAGCTCACTCTCCATCCCTGCGAGTCGCAAGGTAGGAAACAAGTCAGAGTGTCTCAGGGGAACAGACGGGCGCTTAGTCCAGGAGCTGGTGAAAGTCTCTGCCTCTTAATCCAAAGTACGGCTGCGCGCTGCAGTGAGCAAAAAATCACTTCATTTAGCATGATGCGAGTCCATTAATAATCCAAAAAAGATTCAAAGAGAAACTCAAAAACTAGGTTAAAACTAATGAGTGTTTAATCCATCGTGCAGGAATGCTAAGGGCGCGGATACAACCGCAGAAAAGGCGGTGCGCTGTGCGTAAAATAGTGTCCAAAAACCACGGACAGGGGCTAAATCCCGTCCATTGGGACAATAATCCAAGCGATCAGAGATTAGAAAGCTTTCCTCGCACGTAACACTTAATACTCCTCGTCAACCGGGCTGGTGTCCTCCTGTCCGACCCGGCGAGAGTGAGTGAGGAGGCGTCGACGGCAGATGCCACtacattcaccccccccccccttcctctctgaGCTCACACCTGACGACTCAGCGCAGCCGCCCTATTACCTGTCCGAGGAGATAGCGCAAAGGAGACAAGGTTCGTTTGTTTGGGGATGACATGAGTGCACATAGGGCAGCCAAGGTGTTGGGACAGTGTaatgccccccccacacacacacacaggtggtggaggtgaaCCCAGACTGGCTGTGACCTGAGAGCGGAAATCTTCCTGATCCGCTCTCTGTCCCCGTGCCTTCACATGGAGATCAGATAAACGGAAGGGTTGCGTAAAAAGGAGATTTAATCTCtcctgaaatataaaatgtcccGGTCTTTGTGGTGTGGAGGGAAGGGCGTGTAGGGAAAGACACGAAACAGGAGCATCTCGTGTGATTCAGGACAGCAAAGTACAAGATATCACTGGTATCCAGTTCATGAGAGTTGACACAAGCCCGGGACAAATATTTGTGTAGATGACAGTTTGATGCCTTACAGCTGATGTGTACGCTTGTTAAGACAGTAATCCTCAACAGTGCTGCTGATGTGCCCTGGAGCAATGCGTCATAGCCACATGCAAAAGgggaaataatacatttttgccTGACTCAAGCTGTAAGCTGTTTCATGGTCAACACTCCCATGCGTGCTCGTTAACTGTACATGTAAATGTGAGGGCTCAGTCAACtctgctgtaaataaaagtCTAATAATTGAATTAACCGTGTTCCTTTCTGACATGTTCCGGTAATCGGACCCTCTGTAGAGATAAACACAGGTGGAGCTAACAACACTCAGGTGGCTCTGTTCAAGTGCCTTAGTGAGGTGGCAgcaggagactgatttatcatgacgtgacacatgcaatgttaAACAATACATTAACATCACACCATCCTCCTTTAACCccgggacgcaccggaggtagaagcgcagCGAAAAGTGTTGCGACTCCTTTCCTCTCCCATGTTAAAATAACTGGGATGTTCGCACCGACAGCGTAGAAAGCcccgcggacacacacacacacacacacacacatacaagcacatCATCTCCTGTGGGGGGATTATACCTAACCATCAACTAACTGATTTTGATTAGGGCGAAACAACTGTTGCACCAGTTGTGTCCCTAACATTTCAAAAGAGAGATTCGCCATCTCGACTGTATTCAGAGAATCTTTTCAAATGTAACCGCGCTGTTTGACTCATTACGGTAAAACCAGCTTTGTAACTTTACTTTCACAATTCGATCCTCAAACACATTTCACGCAgtctttttggtttgttttatttttaatcatttataacCCAACAATTTGCAGGCACTTTTCAAAAGCACAACTGAATGTAACACTATGACTCGTCTtccaaattaattggctttttgagggctttagtatgctcaaattcttaccaaaatttgcagaaagtagaaagtggtgaaaatgtatgtattctagaggaattttcaatgggcgtggTAAAATGGCTCAaaggtgccccccgagacccatTGAACACTTTCACATTgacgatcttcacaaaaatcgaaaCACAGGTgaatcatgaccagacaaacaaaaaagtatacAGGTGCAATTTGTGCTTAGTTTCTCAAGGGAATGAGCAGGTAATCCAATCCTTAATGTTAATGTCATTTTTAAAGTTTGGCAGGCTGTCGTGTAGGCAGAACTTCAACAGGAACAATATCTAATACTTTGTCCattagatatttaaaaataaaataaaataaaatatttaattttccgagcgcacatcctgcgcagaagcccattgcgcaggaatTGCACGCGCAGAAAACTATTTAGAGATCTTGAATGAATTTTCTTTCATAAAAATGCCAcagatttctctctctttttcaatcAATGGTAAACCTGAAATGAATGACCTTATCAAATCTAGTTTTCTaacattccttttttttatttggtaaaAAAACGAATCACTAACAGtacaaaaatatttaatctaatgTAAACGGTAAATAAACTGTAATCACGATGTTGAGCTTATATtggtgttttcagtgtttggtCACAGAAACTAAAACTTATGCGATGAATCAGTGgctcagtttggttttaagCCGCCTCCTCTGTGTGGTCGGGGAAACAGGTGAAGACAGGGACTCCTTCTTTGTCCTCTCATCTTTAAGAGCACATTGCAATTCAGGTTCAGTTTTGACGGAAGTCTTCAGGCTCGGAAAGTGTGGCGATCCAGCTTTAGGCCTCTTGGTGGGGGAGTTCTTGTGGGCCGAGGGGCAGCTGTGCTGgttcagacacacagagcagagggggTTGATGGGAAGACAGACCTGCTGTCCAAAACCCACCAGCAGCCAGTTAATCTCACTCCACAGCTCCCTGCAAAACAGTGTGAGAGGAACAAATCAGCCACTTTAAACCTGcatcaattgttttttttatcgtGCTGACGCTGATCATTGTAGATTTCTCGGCCATTTCTAATCAAGTTGTTCTGGTCAGCAGTGAACCAGCCATGCTGTTACCTGGGCACCCACTCCTCCAGGGCCTTGCGTGTCCCCTCTGGGTTCTTGGAGGGCTTCCTGAGCCAGAACAGCCTGTTAGAGATACGATGCACATGTGTGTCCACgcctaaataaatacaaaaagacaCCGTCAATTACAgcaggcaaacacacatttatgtaTAATCtgtataattataaaaaaaaggtgtaaatTTGATGTGAACTCTCGTCACATGATTTCAATTATATAGACGCTTTTCTTTATCCATTTTATCGTGTTTTTCTGAGCTGTAACTATCTCAACCTCAGACTTCTTTAAGACACAAAACACCATTTGCCTCAGTGCCGTCTAACAATTCATAAAGTTCATACAGTTCATAAATGTATTGCAACAACATGAAATGTATCatataacattatatatgtttatagATGATCATGTTAAGAACTAAAATTACTCTAAGAAGAGTGGATATTTTTGTCAAGGTCCAACATTCCCTTTAAATTTAATCAggctgtttttccctttttaactgTCTCAAAAGTCTCTGTATATTCAGAGCTCTATTATCAACAGGATGCTATTTCTGATGAAAtcgataaataaagtttgaagtATACTTAAGTTCAGTTTCCAAATATGTCAAGTCATGCTACCCTGTTAGACATACTGTATGAATTTAATTCCATATGATTTGTATGTGGCTGTGGTTTCAGCAGCGGGTCTCTACCTATTCCAGACACCTGGTCCCAGGCGATGTCCATAGCCAGGTGAGCCATCTTAGGTCCAACTCCCGGCAGGCGGACTAGCCCCTCCACGCTGTTTGGGATGTCCCCTCCAAACTCTTCCTGCAGCATGGCTGAGGTCAGCTTCACGTACTTCACTTTAGTCTAGAGAGGAGAGGGCgtggaggacaggagagaatTCACTCAGGTACAGAAACAGACAAGGAGGTAATGAAGGTGGGAGTGTGGCCACAGactgatttcatttcattaaaagtTACTGATGTGAACCGTGTAAGGACACAGAGGTGATGAGTCTCACCCTCCAGAAGCCGACAGGGTAGATGAGTTTCCCCAGCGTCTCATCATCAGTGCTGAGTATATTCTCGACTGTGCAGCCGTGTGCCCTGAGCTTCTGCATGGCCGCTGCCGTCACCTGGTCCTTGGTCTGACTGGAAAGCATGAGTGACACCAGCACCTGGAACCTTCTCACCTGTGCCGACACAGACAACAACAGAGGGAGTAAGTGAACTACTGACTTGTgcagacattaaaaaaaatcgaaaCCACACCTACATGTGCAGGGGCGTCTGTGTCGTAGCATTTCTCTGCTCCCATGTTGTCTACAGGCGCGTCTCGACCGCTCCTCATCTCACGAATGAAACCTAACTGTTTCTTCCAGTCTGGAGGTTCCCACTGCTCTGTCTTCACCCGTGAAACAACCTCTCCCTCGTCATATTCCACCTTAATTTGTCTCCTCCTGCGGCCTTGCGAAGACAGCGGGAGAgcgtctgtttctgttttcggTTGCACACTGGCCTGTTGGAGGAGTTCATGGCACCCGACTGAAAGAGCACAGAGAAGAGAGGCCGAGATTTACCTGACACAGTCTGGGAAAACTTTAAATCTGCATTAAAAAGCTGAATGCAAACATGACCAAACAAGGCTTTTGCATTTCTCATCAAACATCAAATCCAAAatcgggtccagtctacatccaggaccaGGTTAAACCTTACACCCCCAGCCTGTCCACCCCGCTTTGGATCGGCCAATCGGCTTGCTGCTGCCTCACTGCGAGCCAGCCcctcaacaaaatcacgactTTTACTCCTtaatgattcttgctgttcagggtttgttccctcatggttgaatcCATCATTATTGTaaattgctttggataaaagcgtcaggtAAATGATATGTGATGTAACGTAAACAATGGTTATGTTTGATTGTTGGCTTGTATATTGGTTTGTTAGTAACACTACACAAAAAAACTGGACACATTTTCACCAttaaaatttggtgcagatccaggatttctctcccactttcttcaacattgtgaaatCAGGCATTTTCCTGCAATTTCACCATTTCCCCTGGGAATTactcattgatcttgatgaaaaaaaaatctggcacatttagggaactttggtgcagtttttttaaatcaggggACTGgggggccttggtggagatatgtGCTCTACTCTGAGCTCTTCGTGAACCTCACTTTGAGCACAGGGCCACTGACACTTTGAAACCGGACAGAACCCCCAAATATCTTAGTACCTGGAAACACAATATTCTAAGTGGTACCTCAGTGTGTCTTAAATCTGTGTCTACAAGTGAGTTACATTTTTAAGTTAGTTACTCAGTTTttgataaaaaactaaataatgaaATGGGCAAACTGAAATATAAACACTGTGTTGTGCAGTGGATT
Protein-coding sequences here:
- the nthl1 gene encoding endonuclease III-like protein 1 produces the protein MAVFCRSTRVCDVLPCFRMTSPYFSQSRSGVPRGGALTGGRRPADSLGSRLGRRRRNADPVSSVEVKVEVEEARISEPRPSSAPLSAVGCHELLQQASVQPKTETDALPLSSQGRRRRQIKVEYDEGEVVSRVKTEQWEPPDWKKQLGFIREMRSGRDAPVDNMGAEKCYDTDAPAHVRRFQVLVSLMLSSQTKDQVTAAAMQKLRAHGCTVENILSTDDETLGKLIYPVGFWRTKVKYVKLTSAMLQEEFGGDIPNSVEGLVRLPGVGPKMAHLAMDIAWDQVSGIGVDTHVHRISNRLFWLRKPSKNPEGTRKALEEWVPRELWSEINWLLVGFGQQVCLPINPLCSVCLNQHSCPSAHKNSPTKRPKAGSPHFPSLKTSVKTEPELQCALKDERTKKESLSSPVSPTTQRRRLKTKLSH